The genomic stretch atatcttgaccttgtgatctgcccgcctcagcctcccaaagtgctgggattacaagcgtgagccactgcacctggccacacacaattattttcttataaaaattcttaaaagttgAAATGATGGGCCAATGGAAATGCACGTTTTAAAAGTTTTCCATATGAATTACCTAACAGCCTTTCATGAAGGTTGTACCAATTCActttccaataaataaatatttgtttatgttattttgcccatcaccaccaccactgtcacACTGTTAAATAATTGGCCACCTAAATCTTTACCTTCGAAATTTCCTTAActattttctaagttttattcTTTCAGTTTAGAATCACTTTGTCAAGTACATTTCCACTAGGTTTAATTGCAATGGCTTTGTAGTTTTCACTTTAAAAACACAGTTTGACATAAATAATACCATTTTGCCTTCTGAAAAGAATTAATCTTGAATAGATTTTGCCAAGAAAACCAATACTGTTTAGTAGGCAAGACTATTCCTAGAAGAAAGGCATAAACAAAAGTGGctattctgaaaaacaaatcCCCATGAGACAGATTTGGTATAATAAACAAGGATACACAGTATAtctctttcaaaaaaatgaaattatcgAAACAGATGCTAATTCAAGAAAAAGATCATGCTTTGAAATAAGGGCAGGTATCCAAACACCCCATGATTTCTTAGTGAATAAGAAAActtctaggaaaaagaaaaattgttcctTATGATAAGATTTTAATTAAAGTGCCAAGGATTGATAAAAGTGTAAGAACAAGAAAGGCAATAATCAATACATTATTTAGTCTGAACTTAAAAGACTTACGTAAAATGCAACTCAGGGCCTTCATATGACGCTGAGCTGGAGATATCTAGAAAATATAGATTCAAAGAAAACCAGAAATTACCTATTATATAGGTActgtcaaaggaaatcatttgaaAAGGTGACAAAAGGGAAGGTGCTTCTTAAATTCTGAAACTGTAGATCTAAAGAAGAGTCACGGTCCTCTTTGAATATGTGATGAAGGCTATCAACcatctttaaagaaaatgcaCATATGTACAAAAACATTATTCTGCTTATACTCTAAAGGGGCTCAGCATcttcagattaaaaatatttgccttGTCTATAGGAAATACAAGATAACCAAAATGTTTGATAGTGAAGTATTTTCAGAATGACAGTGAAGATCTATTGGAGTCAGgagttgaaatttattttttaaattaaggcagGGGAAAATCTGGGCAAATATGAAGACTTTGGACTGTTTGACATCTGCCTTTACTAATTATGCCACTGACATTATTACTAAAGGTATCAATGGCATCTTAGTTATTGAAATGATATGGCTtagtagatttctttttcttttgcttttgcttttttttttccagacagagtctcactttgttgcccaggctgcgattctcctgcctcagcctcctgagtagctgggattaaggtgcacaccaccatgcccagctaattttcgtatttttagtagagacggggtttcaccatgttggcaaggctggtctcgaactcctgacctcaagtgatctgtccacctcggcctcccaaagtgctggaattacaggcgtgagccaccgcacctggtcaatGTATCTTGGTTGATTTCTTATGTTACTTGATCTCTGTAACATTTAACATTGCTAACTACTTAACAACACAGTCTTGGTTTTCTCCCAGCTCTAAGGGTGGTTATTCTTCTGTTTAAGGGATCTTATGATTAAAGTTTCACATATGAACTTAAATCTCTGAAAAATCTGAAATCACTTCAGTATAAAGGTTTCCCTAAGGTCCAGCCTTTTCTCTTTTCACAGCAAGTCAAGAGATCTAGTGAtggaaaatcttttaaattatgtgAAGCTGATTAGTGACACATAGAGGATTTGCCTAAGCAGAGGTGGGGCAGCTGTGTCAATGATGCAGCTATGCGGGGGCTGAGATGGACTCTAGGAGCTGTTCCCTAAGATTGAGAGCTCATcacaatttctccacatctgtaGAGGCTGCAGAAGAACTGAAGGAGCAGCTGAGGTCAGTGCCTCTTCATGTTCACAACACAATCAGAGTTGTTTACTCTGGCATTCAACACAGTCTGACTCTGCTGAAACATCGCCTTTCCAAGGCTTTCCAGAAGGGCTGTCTAGGAAAAGGATGAAGTAGAGTTGGCGCTGTGTGACTTTTAGTGGGATAATCCAATAGCAAGTGATCAGTCACCTATTGAATCTAAAGCTAAGCAATTAGGATTTGGCTCTATTTTCACTAACTTATGTGGATCCTCAGTGCTCTACCTTTAGATACTGACAAGAAGAAAAAGCATACATTTGTTAAGCTGGGTCCCTGTAGCTTGTGTGGAGGAAATGGTCTCAATGGGATGTTGTAAGCTGGTATCAGAGACCCAGACACTAATTCAGATTCTTCTGCTTGATGACGTTGTGGATTCACTGTCACTGAGTTTGGTCCAAGAACCAGAAGAAGCTTAACATCTCCAAACATTCTCTTAAATGGAAGCATTAAGAACAGACAATAAGTTTTTCTTGAGCATTGATGTAGCCCTAAGGATAAAAAAGCTGTAGTGTGGAATTCATTTCCACACATTTATCCAGTGCCGTATTTTGGGCATTGCCATCAAGGACGCTGGACCATGGGAAGCTGTGCTGATATATACGGTTCATTTACACCTGCTTTGTGGCCATCATATTTCCAATGTGATGCTATATTCTTGAGTAAATAAACTGGGAACTCAAGCTAATCTTTTACAAGTGTATATGTGTAATCTTGATATATCTCCATTGTCCACCTGAAACAATACAGCTTATAGGTATGTTCTGAAAATTAAAGTTGTTACAATTTGTTTATAATTAAGTAATCTTTTTAAAGAGTTAGAAGAATGTAAGTGCAGCATTAATATTTgcttgactttttgtttttaaagtacttCACCAAAAGTTCATTCCTGAAAGCTGAGCTACATCTGGGCTACTTCATGTTGTGGACTATGGAAGATCTGgtttaaaacttattttcatcACCCTGGGTAAGTCATTTACTCTTACGAAGATGTCATGAGAATGAGATccctcaaaacagaaaaataaccacCCTTagagttggagaaaaaaaaagtttaggtcTCTTAGGTGTGGGTGCAATGGTGATGGTAGTACTGGGGAAGGAAGTAGTGGTACTGGTAGTTAGCATAATCTTATGAAATAGTCATAGGATTTCATATATCCCTTaagcatttttcatttattccagAGAAACTGTCAAAAACCCATACCCTTGCATATAAAACATTCAATAACCTAAGAAAAAAGGAACTTCCTCAACATGTAAAGACTACATATGAAAAAGCCAGAGCTAACATCACACTCAATGGTGAAAAGACTGAAAGTTTTCTCCtaagaacaaaaacaagacaaggatgtccccTTCTGCTACTTTTATACAACACAGTACTACACATTTTTGCCAGAGCAAGtgagtaagaaaaagaaagggtaTCCAAATcggaaaggaagaagcaaaactatctttattcacagatgacatgatttataTGTAGAAGACCATAAAGAATGCACCAAAAAACCAGTTAGAACTAAATCTGCAAAgtcgcaggatacaaaatcaacacaggaaaatcagttgtatttctatccattagcaatgaacaatttgaaaaggaaatgaaggaaactATTCCATTTACAGTAgtatccaaaagaataaaatacctacaaataACTTTAAGAAAGTGAAAggcttgtacactgaaaactaaaacattgctcaaagaaattaaagaagacataagtGGAAAGACAgcttgtgttcatggattggaagacttaaaaTCGTTAAGATGACAACACTCCCTAAAGCAATATGAGGGTTCAGTGCACTCTGTAACAAAATCTCAATGGTGTTTTGGGCAGAAATGGAaaaactgatcctaaaattccaatgacatttcaAGTAACCcacaatggtgtgtgtgtgtgtgtatatatatatatatatggcatgtatatatatggcatatatatggcatgtatatatatggcatatatatggcatatatatatatatggaagaacaaaattggaagactcacacttccccatttcaaaactcactacaaagctatagtagtcaaaacagtgtggtactgccataaagacagacatatagaccaacagaAGAGAgttgagagcccagaaataatcccTCACATGtgtggtcaactgatttttgacaagggtgctaaGATCATTCAATGCAGAAAGAACATCtcctcaacaaatggtgctgggaaaactggctatccacatgcaaaggaatgaagTTGGGCACTTACCtcatactatatacaaaaattaacttgaaatggatcaaagtcctaaatttaataaataaaactgtaaaattcatagaagaaaacacaggagcaAATCTTCATGACTTTGCATTTGGCAACACCAAAAGcctaagcaacaaaagaaaaaatggataaactggacttaataaaaattaaagtctgTCTGCATCAAAAGATACAGTCAAAAGAGTGAAaggacaacccacagaatgggagaaaatatttgcaaaccatatatctgataagggcttAATATCCAGACTCTgtgaagaaaagacaaacaatccaattttaaaaataggcaaaggacttgaatagacatttctttaaagatacaaaatagacaataagcataggaaaagatgctcaacatcattagtcattagagaaatacaaatcaaaaccgcaatgagacaCCACTTAACAGCTACCaagatggctataattaaaaaaaaataacaagtgctgcCAGGGATATGGAAAAACTGTAACTCTTGTagattgctggtgggaatgtaaaatgatgccttcactatggaaaacagtttggtagtttcccaaaaagttaagcatagaattactgtatgactcagaaattccactcctatgtatatatccaagagaactAAAACAACAGGTAAACAAATAGattattatatgtaaatgttcatagcagtataaTTCACAATAGCCCATTGGCTATTAATGAAaacaatctaagtgcccatcatcagaggaatggataaacaaaatgtggcatatccatacaatggaatattattcagtcataaaaaggaatgaagttctgatacacactacaacatagatgaaccttgaaaatgtgctaagtgaaataagccagatacaaaaggtcAAATGTTGTATGGTTCCATGAATATGAACTGCTTAGAACTGGCAAATTCACAGAAAGGTTACCAGGAGTAGGGGGATAGGGGAATGGAGTTACTGCTTAATGAGAAGAGTTTCTGTTTGGAGTGATGGAAAAATGttggaaatggatagtggtgatggttgcctaacattgtgaatgtaattaatgtcactgaatttacacttaaaatgattacaatggcaaattttatattttatcacacacacaaaaataggcaaaggTAAAGTTTCTACAGTCTCatgaagaaaagatgaaataaaaagcttAGTCACACCTGACTTGTGTGACAGTAAAATTATCCCTGgacttgaggtcagaagatcagagttaagtctcgatctcttgacctcgtgatcttcccgccttggcctcccaaagtgctgggattacagccatgagacaccatgcctggcccagagttaAGTCTCTTATTCGGCCCCTGGTTTGCACTCTTGGGCCCACAAGAGTTATTCTCTATACagccactagaaaaaaaaaagaaagaaacaaactaagTACTCAtctaaaaattatctaaaaaagaacaatgaaagaaaccagaagaaactaggaaaaaattaagaagaatgaAGTGAAAATTAATTAACTAGGGAATAAAAATTGTAGTAAGTAGAATAAGGAAAAAAGCTTATACTTTGAAAATACCTATAGATAAAACATTTGCAAGACTGATtacaaaagaagcaaaaattgacaagattAGTATCCAGAAATAAGACATAAACTCTGATATAATACATACTGATAGAATTCTAGGACAATAGATAGAGCATGCAGGTGTGTGACAGCAGATTTGAAAACACAGAGGTACTAAATGGTTTCCATTTAGTATATGGTGACCAAAATTGACCAAAGTAGAAGTGGAAAACTGAAAAGACCAATTTCAGAGATGAAATTAGAAGAGTTATTTGACgtataatggcaaaaaccaccAGGGAAGTTTGGATAAACTATTACAAATATCCTCTCAAAACCATAtaagagagcaagagaaagtaagggaaattCCCAGGGAACCAAATAGAGGTGAAAACTGGAGGAGTAAGCTACAGCTGGGACTGAAGCTCTGAAGTCCAGCTTGCCAACCTCAGTAACAAAGGAGTTTAGAATACAGTGACTGTGGCAGGACATGACATAATCCCATGGGACTGCATAAAGTAGGGAGATGAACTGAGACCCTGACATGAAGCTGGGGCACCAGAAATGAAAAggtaaatcagaaaaaaaaaaaaaaagaatcttccaAGAAAGCTCCGGTGTCTCAGCAAGGGCTCTAGATGGGCTCTGTGTGTTTCTTCCCTATCACATTCTCAAGTCATTCCCTCAAGATTATTATCCTGgattttgtgtttgtatttacACAGAGTTCTGCTTGATTTTAAGCAAAAAATTGTATGCTAAGGTACTCTTCTGTGACTTGAGTTTTTCACTTAGTATTgtgtttataaaaaaatttaatcccTATGTTTACTGATAACCACAAGGAATAACAGacacaatatttaataaaaaaaggaacaaaatatcgAAACCATCTATATACTGTAATGTACCTTTAAACCAATGCTAgggaaaaacaaagggaaaacacAAAACTGCAATAAACTTAATCTTCTCTCCCAGATTTTTCTTGAACAATTCCCACCCCCATTCCCTACTATGTATCCTTAACTTCTTTAGACAGTGAATGAGAAATTAATGCTAAAAGCCTTCAAATGAACCCCAGAGACATTTCCTGGgttttcccttcttcttccctctccaaCCGTGCCGCGAAGGGCAAGTCCCTCAGCCCTAAAGTCTGAGGAGGCCCAGAGTGGTGGCTGGGGCAGAGGAGTGGGCTACCCCTGCAGAGTAGAGACGTGTATAGTGGGGGATATCCACTGGGAGCCACAGTCCCAGGTGAAAGCACACTGGTGCCCCTGGGCAAGGAGGCCCGGCTGTCCCCACAATCTCCCGTGGGGAAGCATCATTGGTTGATCGACTGCCCATCTTGCTGCGGTTATAGAACCAAACTCGAACCACATCCTTCTGCAGCTGGAGGCACCCAGCAATGTGGCTGATTTGCTGAGTTGTGGGCTTAGGGCACCGCTGGAAGAATTTCTCCAGGCTGTTTCCGATTCGTCGCTCCCTGCTTGCCCGTCTCCACTTCCGAGACTGTTGCAGGATCATCTCCATTTTGCATAAGCCAAGAAGGTTCTCTGCTTCCACTTCCTCCAGCCACTTTTTCAGCAGTGGTCGCAGCTTCCACATGTTGGCGAGGCTTAGCTGCTGGGCCTCGAAGCGGCAGATGGTCGTCTGGCTAAGCACCTTCCCAAATAGAGCTCCCACAGCGATCCCCACATCAGCCTGCGAGTACCCTAGGCTCAACCTCTTCCGCCTCAGCTCCTTGGCCAGTTGCTGCAACTCTTTCAGTATGTCTGAGATGTCCTCTGGCAGCGGCAACTTCGGGATGCTCCGCAGGGCAATGTAGGGCCCGGGGAGGGCGCCTTCGGAGGGGCGTCGCAACCAGTCCCCTGCCTCACTAGCTCCAAGACAGGGCCTGCAGGGTGCTATCCAGCCCCGGAATTCGTGTGGCAGGGTACCCAGGGGAATCCTCCACACCTCAGGGCCTGGGCAGACCCCTGGCCTGACTGCCAGCCAGACCATCACCCTGCCAGGGGCCGCCTGGGTGCTCAACCAGGTCAGAGTGTCAACCCGCAGGGGCATCGGCCCTCTGGGGCCGCCCCCACCACTGCCTGGAAGGGGGCAGAAGTGGTTTGAGGGCCTGTGTCCGGCCATGGGTGGAATGGCACCCGCAGCGGCTCCGGTAGGAACTGATGGCCCTCGAGGCTTCAGAACAGCCACCGGCCCTCTCAAGCCCCGCCCCCCAGTGGGCGGAGAAGGCGTTACAGGCCAAGGGTGCCTGTGCGTAGGCGGGGAAATCTGGTAGATCCATAGGAACTCCTGGGTCCTAGGGTTAAGGGAGTGAGCCCCCAACCCTGACTTTTGCTTCCAACTCCCACAGAGGTACAAAGCTCCCTTTTGGGATTTGCATCTCCAAGCTGTCTGGAGTCCCTTACTCACTGCCTCCATCCTCTCCCTGAATAGAACCCAGGTATTTTCTTATGCCTCTTCAGAAACTTAGGACCCCTGATCCCCAGGAACTACCTAACCTCTTGTCttcacaaataattattaaatatctatATGCCAGATATTGCTGGGAGGACCCCTCAATTCATAAACTGCCCCCTCACTACTATCTTTATGGTCACAAGTACTGCCAACAGTTCCTCTTTGCACATCCCCAGTCCCTGTGCCCTAAGAAACCTAGGCATCCCTGCTTGAGTTTCTAGTTAAGATCAGTTTACTACCTCAGATTCTACCCCCTGACTCCACCCCCAAACTGCCAGATTCCAGTCCCTCACTGGGGCAGAACTTTGTAACTAATGCCATGTTTCTTCCCCCAGCCTTGAAGGTCCTTTTGTTTCCCATTCTAACCCAGCTTCTTGGTCCAGAGTTTCCTCAACCAACAGAGATCTAGGTGTGTGTCTTCTCTTTCCCACTCTAGAGACAGGTCTCTGAACTGGCCTGACCCACTGTCCCCCACTGAGGATGCTCCCTGCAATATCTGACTCACCAACATCAGGCTCCTTTTTCCTTGGGCCCTTATCCCACCAGAGACCCAACGATCTTAATTTGTCCCTCCATCATGCCCCTGGCTCAGGCATCCAGTTGTGGGCCCTGTGTGGAGAAAgctaaggagggagggagaaagcgAGGCTCTGACCTCAGTTTCAAAGTTTCCAAGGAGGAAGAGCACAATGACCTTGGCTAGACAATCATAGCCCTTCATTCTTTAAACCAACCATGAtgtggctctgtccccacccacatctacTGAAACTGGTCTTCCTGAAGTCATCAGTGATTTTTCAGCTGTCAAATGcaatggacttttaaaaaatcctcatcCTGCCGTATCTGGCTATAGTGACAACTCTTCTTGCCccttctccttttaaaatttacatgaaatgcTGATAACAGCCAAATCTGTATTTCAGTTCTGACTTCTCTTCTGATTtccagttttgtatttttcactgcCCCAAGCCAAATTCATTATCCGCACTTCTAAACCTGCCTCTCATCCCAGGACTCTTGAACTAGTTATCAATAACTCGGTCACCCAAGCTTAAACCTAGGAGCTGTTCTTGACTTATTCTATTCTCCACAGGGTGTCAAATCTTATATACTGGGTCTCCTAAAACATCTGAAGTCTACCATCTCCTTCCTAGCCTCATTTTCCTGGGCCCTTAAATACCTCTTCCTAGATGAAGGCAGAACCTTGAGACTAAATTCAGCCCAACACTACaggttgtgttgtgttgtgttgagATTGCAGATATGGCCTTGAAGCAATagtaaaggaaaaagaatcagaaaattgGCTGCCATCGCTACAGGCTGTGTACTTAGTTATGTGTCATCTGTATCTCTACTGCAACCCTTGCTAGAATGTGTGCTGGCTATGAGCAGGGTcattgtctgtcttgttcactgctagaTTCTCGGCACCTGGAATTATATCTGGAACATGGAAGGaagtcaagaaatatttatttaatgttaaataaGTGAATCTCTGTAGCATTAATGGTAAAAAGACTTCCATATTTGCCTTCAATTAGATTTTAAGATGACAGTCTATAAAAAACAGCTTGCAATATACAGAAGTTCATTTAAGAATAACTTTGCTGGTATCTATTCTCTTGAGGTATACTTACatgctatttttttcaaaatcacgAAGCAATCAGTATCTGCCAAACAGAATGAAAGTTGGATCACAAAGAAggataaagaagagaaagcaatATATATGCTAAGGTCCACATATTGAAaacagccattttcttttttttttcttttttcttttttgagacggagtctcgctgtgtcacccaggctggagtgcagtggcgcaatctcggctcactgcaatctccacctcacaggttcaagcgattcccctgcctcagcctcctgagtagctgggattgcaggcacctgccaccatgcctggctaattttttgtatttttagtagagactgggtttcaccgtattagccaggatggtctcgatctcctgaccttgtgatccgcctgctttggcctcacaaagtgttgggatttcaggcgttagccatcgcgcctggctaaCAGCCCATTTTTATAAGAGAAGAACAGGAAAAAAGGTTCATTAGTGGTTTAAAAACAATAGttgaatgaaaattttttaatgaattagaaAACATGAGTTCAAATAGATGTGAGCAAAGCTTTATTATATTTAAACTGAGTTAAAACACAGTGGCTAAAAACATTTactaaattaaaaagtaacattggccaggcacagtggctcacacctgtaatcccagcactttgggaggccaaggtgggtggatcacgaagtcaggagttcaagaccagcctgaccaacatggtgaaatcccgtctctactaaaaatacaaaaatcagccgggcgtggtggcgtggacctgtaataccagctactcaggaggctgaggcaggaggatcgcttgaacccaggagggggaggttgctgTGTGCCaagattgcgcaactgcactccagcctgggtttttaaaatttacttggaTGCTCTCACTTAAGGCTTTCTTTG from Nomascus leucogenys isolate Asia chromosome 2, Asia_NLE_v1, whole genome shotgun sequence encodes the following:
- the POU5F2 gene encoding POU domain, class 5, transcription factor 2, which encodes MAGHRPSNHFCPLPGSGGGGPRGPMPLRVDTLTWLSTQAAPGRVMVWLAVRPGVCPGPEVWRIPLGTLPHEFRGWIAPCRPCLGASEAGDWLRRPSEGALPGPYIALRSIPKLPLPEDISDILKELQQLAKELRRKRLSLGYSQADVGIAVGALFGKVLSQTTICRFEAQQLSLANMWKLRPLLKKWLEEVEAENLLGLCKMEMILQQSRKWRRASRERRIGNSLEKFFQRCPKPTTQQISHIAGCLQLQKDVVRVWFYNRSKMGSRSTNDASPREIVGTAGPPCPGAPVCFHLGLWLPVDIPHYTRLYSAGVAHSSAPATTLGLLRL